The Persephonella atlantica region AAAAAGGAGGAAAGATTATTGTATCTGCCCACATAGGCAACTGGGAGCTTGGAGGGGCTGGAATATCAAGAAAGTATGGTAAAATTGTCAGCCTTGCATACAGGCTAAAAAACAAAAAGTTAAACAGTCTCATAACACAGATAAGAGAATCTTCAGGAATGAAAATAATATTCCACGATCAGCCATTGAAGGATTTTTTGAAAGCCTTAAGGGAAGGAATGACTATTGTTTTCTTAGTTGACCAGAATGCTCTCAGACACAGAGGAGTATTTGTTGATTTTTTTTCTCTTCCAGCTTCAACAGTGTCTTTCCCTGCAAAACTTTCAGCAAAATATGGGTATCCAATAATATTTTCCTATCAGTACTACGACTTTAAAACCAGAATATATAAGGGAGTTGTAAAAAATCTTGAAATCCCAGACAGAAAAGATGTTAAAAGTATCGTTCAGAGCTATACGAAAGAGGTTGAAATAGCTGTCAGAAAACATCCAGAGCAGTATTTTTGGGTTCACAAACGATGGAAAACAAGACCAGAAGGAGAACCTGAAAATTTATATACCTGAGCAGTTTTCAGATAAAAAGGAAGTTTTTACTAATTTTTCCACAGTATCTACTTTAATTTCCTTTTCTGAAGTCAAAACCATAAAAAAGCTTTCACAATCAATAACAGATATGTATCCGTTTATTCCTTTTATACACACGTAATCTCCTCCAAAGTTGTTAGATATAGAAACAAGAACAGTTATAAGGTCTGATACTCTCTTTGCTGTGTCAAGTTCTAACTTGTAAGAAATAATTAACTCCCCTTCTTCATCAAAAAATGCTGCCCCATCACAATTACAGGCAGACAGGACAGCTTTTAGTTCCTTTAGTGATAACATCACCATCCCCCCTTTTTAATAACTCATTATTAATATTTGCATACTATTACTGTAATGTCAATTCAGTGTAAATATTCAGTCAGTATCTCTGGTATAATTATTCAAAAAAAACAATAAGAGGAGAAGATGAGAAGAGAAAACTCAATAAAACTTTTCAAAGAAGCCCAAAAATATCTCGTAGGTGGTGTTAATTCCCCTGTAAGAGCATTCAAATCTATCGGTATGGAACCACTCTTTATACAGAAAGGCAAAGGCAGTAGAGTTTGGGATGTTGACGGTAATGAGTACATAGATTATGTTCTGTCATGGGGACCTCTGATTTTAGGACATGCTCACGACCAGATTATAAATGCAATAAAACAGATATCAAATTACGGAACAAGCTTTGGAGCTCCAACAGAGATAGAGATAGAGATGGCAAAAGCTGTTATTGATGCTGTTCCATCTGTAGAGATGGTTAGATTTGTAAACTCAGGGACAGAAGCCACAATGTCAGCAATAAGACTGGCAAGGGGATATACAGGGAAGAAAAAGATTATCAAGTTTGATGGGTGTTATCATGGGCATGGAGACTCTCTTTTGGTTTCTGCAGGTTCTGGAGTTGCAACACTTGGCATACCCGGAACACCGGGAATTCCTGAAGAGTTAGCCCAGCTTACAATTGTTCTGCCGTACAACGACATTGATGCGGTGGAAGAAGCATTCAAAAAGCACGGAGATGACATAGCCTGTGTAATAATAGAGCCTGTTGCTGGTAATATGGGGGTTGTTGCCCCATCTGAAGAGTATCACCAGAGATTGAGAGAGATAACAGAAGAATACGGAGCTCTACTTATATGGGATGAGGTTATGACAGGTTTCAGGCTGTCACTGGGAGGTGCTCAGGAACTTTATGGTATACAGCCAGACCTTACAACAATGGGTAAGGTTATAGGGGCAGGCCTGCCTGTTGGGGCATATGGTGGAAAAAAAGAGATAATGATGTATGTTGCACCGGAAGGACCTGTTTATCAGGCTGGGACACTGTCAGGAAACCCTCTTGCTATGGCAGCAGGACTGAAGCAACTTGAGATACTAAAAGATAAAAATCCATATCCAGAGTTAGATGCAAGAGGGGAAAAATTAGAAAAAGGTATGAGAGAGCTGATAGATAAATATGGAATAAAAGCAACAGTTAACAGAGTGGGTTCAATGATAACAATGTTTTTTACAGACAGAGAAGTGAAGAACTTTGATGATGCAAAATCCTCAGACCTTGAACTGTTCAACAAATTCTATAAATTAATGCTGGATAAGGGTATTTACCTTGCACCCTCCCAGTTTGAGGCTTCTTTCCTCAGCACAGCTCACAGTGATGAGGATATAAACAGAACCCTTAACGCTATAGAAGATACTTTTAAACAGCTGTAAGGAGGAAAGATGGAAAAGTCACCGGTTCAGCAGAGGGTTGACAGCTGGATTGAAAGCTGGAATGAGCATAATTTAGATAAAATTATGGAAAACTATGCTGAAACAGCAGAGCTGTTTGACCCAAAGATAAAGGATGTATATCCAGACATTCTGACTTTGGAAGGGAAAGAAAGCATAAAAAACTACTACAATGTAGTCCTGAAAGTGTTTCCTGAGCTTAAAATAAAACCTTTAGGTCTGTGGATTAAAAATCATGTGGCACTACTTGAGTACTACATATACACCTCTGAAGATGCAAAAATAGATGTGATATCAAAGTTTTACCTGAATAAAGAAAACAAAATACAGGGGCATTTTGTTTATTATGGACTGAGTTATAAAGAACTGAAGGAGGAGAAATGACATAGATGAAATGTCCAAACTGTGGCTCTCTTAATGACAAGGTTGTTGATACACGACAGTCAAAAGATGGGACAGTTATCAGAAGAAGAAGGGAATGTTTAGACTGTGGTTTTAGATTTACAACCTACGAGAGATACGAAGAAGAAAAGATAGTGGTCAAAAAGAAGAATGGAACAACAGAGCCTTTTAGCAAAGATAAAATAATCAGAGGCATCAGGCTGGCTTCAAAGAACAGGCCTGTGTCAGAAAGGCAGATGGTTCAGATTGCAGATGAGATAGAAAAGTATCTCCTTGAGGAAGGTAAGCTGGTTGTGGAAAGTACAGAGATAGGAGACCTCGTTCAGGAAAGACTGAAAAAGATTGACACTGTTGCTTACCTGAGATTTAAATCTGTTTACAATGAGTTCAAAGACCTGAAAGATTTTGAAAGGGCATTAAAAGAGATAGAAGAGAGGGAGAAGTAGTCCCTCTACTCATACCTTTCTATGATGCTGTAGATTTCCCTCAGTTTTTTTTCAATCTGTTTTTCTATCTTTTTCTTTTCTTCTTCTGGTAGTTTTCTGTATATGGAAGAGAACTTTTTGTTAATTTCCCTGAAGTTCTCTTTAAAGGGATTCTTTACCCTCTTTTCAGCTTCTTCTCCCAATATCTCCTTTACCTTTGTTTCTACCTCTTTTTTAGACAGATTGTTTCTTACAATCTCTTCAATAAGAGCTTTCATCTTTTCTGGATACTTTCTTAGCTTGTTCACTTCTATGGCGAGACTGTAAGACCAGCCGTGTTTCCTGATGGCTTCCTTTATTTCAGGTGCCACATTTAGTATCTTAAGTCTTTCTATAAACGTTCTGAGATTTGTTCCAGAGAGTTTCTGGAGGGTTTTTTCTATCATCTGTCCTTCTGCTTTCTCTTTTTCTGTCAGACTTTTTATGTTTCCTGATATGTAGTTAAAAATCTTCCTTGCAGTTTTTATCACTTCTTCTTTATCTTTTTTCAGAACAAATGAGAGATACTCAAGCTGTGAAATCAGTTTATCGTAGTCGTTCAGGTCTTCTCTCTGGGCATTTTCTGATATCATCAATGCAAGGGCAGTCTCTTCATCAACATCAAGTATTATGGCTGGTATCTTGTCCCGCTTTAGATACTCAAAAGCTTTTATCCTTATGTATCCTATAATTCTTTCATAATTTCCGTCTGGCAGTTTTCTTACCACTATAGGTTGAGCAAGTCCAAAGGCTTTTATATTTTCTGCAAGCTCAACAACTCTCTGGGGACTTACATAACTTCTGTCGTGGAAGCGGGGATTTTTAATCTTTGAAATTTCTATCTCTTCAGGCTTTACTTCCTGAATAGTCTGCACAGCCTCCTTTACCTTTTTTGAGCTTTTTGTATCTAAAACATCTTCAAATATCCCAATATCCATTTTTTACCTCCTAAACAGTAATTTCAGAATGTATCAGCACTCTTCTAAGTATTTCATCTGTGATGTTCTCAAGTGTCAGCAGTATGTCTCTCTGGGCTTTTTTCTCCTTTTCTATGTATTCTCTTATGGAAACTCTTTTACCTGCTGCCTCAGCCCAGGCTATCCTGTCTTTTATAGGCTCAAAAAACAGCTCCTGTGATGCTACCTTTATAAAGTCATACCTGCTTAAAATGTCAGGGATGGTTTGCTTTAATGAGTTTAAAACATCGTTGTGTTCCTTAAGTCTCGGCTTATATGCAACAGGTATAAATCCCAGTATTGACAGCTCAAGACGGAATGTCATCACTGCCTGAATAACTGTCTGTAGTGTTCCCACTAAACCTGTTGAATCTACAAAGGTCAGTCTTGTTGGAATAAGAATGTAATCGCTTGCTGCTATTGTTCCCACTGTCAGAGCCCCTGAGTCTGCAGGAGAATCTATAAGAACAAAGTCATACTCTTCAGACAGCCCTTTTTTGCCAAACCCTCCTCTCAAAAAGTTGGATAATACCAGTTCTTTGCCCATTCTTCCGCTTTCTGCCTCTTCTCTCAATCCCTGATTGGAAGGAATCAAGTGGAGATTATCATCAATTTCAACCGGTTTTACTTCTTCACCGCTGAATATCCTCCTGATGTCGTGCTCTCCGTCAGCAAATTCTGACAGTCTGTTAAACCCAAAAAGCATCGTTTGAGTTCCCTGTGGGTCGTAATCTACCACTAAGACCCTGTATCCCCTCCTGCACAGTTCGTGGGAAAAGGCATTGGTTAGACTGCTTTTACCTGCTCCTCCCTTTTGATTGACGAGGCCTACGATTTTTCCCATCTTTACACCTCTTAGATTGGTTGTCTTAAAAACTGTTCGGAAGATTTTTGAGTTTCCTTAAACTTAAGACAGAAAACTGTCTTAAAAAAGATGTTCCATTTACAAAAAATGATTATAATTATTATGAAATTTATAAATTTATATCTCAGGAGGGGATTATGAACATAGCCATCATAAGCTTTGATCAGGATCTGGTTACAGGGCTGGCTAAAAAACTGCCGGACTTTCAGGTAAAAGGCTATACAGATAGTCTCAGCCTTCTAAGAGAGATATCATTTTTTGACCCAGAGATTATTATCTACGATGCAACAGGTGGAGACCTTGCTTTTAATGCTCTGGAATTTTTCCTGTCAAGGGAACAGGTGAAGGGTAAAAAGATAAAAGTTCTCATATCAAAGGATAATCCCATTGATGATAAGTCTTTATCCCAATTTTCAAGCCTGGACTTTTATGATAAAGAGACAGAACTGGAAAAACTGGTACAGGACATAAAAGAAACTGAACTGGAAGAAGCTACAGTGGAGTCTTTTGAAGAAAACTACCAGCCACCAACAGATATGGAAGCCCTTTTAGCTACAGAAAATCCCAACCCTGAAACAGAGGAAATAGATCTGTCTATGGAAACGGAAGGTATAGAAGATGTAAATGAGCTGCTTAAAGAAATGGAAAGCATATCTGTAGAAGAAACTGCGCCACCAAAGAAAGAAGAGAAAAAGACAGCAAAAACTGTAAAAGAAGAAACGGTAAATACAGGAGGAACATTAAAGATAACTGTAGAAATATCTCCAGAAGATATCAGAGAAACTGTTCTGAAAACAGCTGTGGAAAAACTGATAGAGGAGATTAAATCCGACATTGACATACAGAAGATAAAGGAAGACCTCCAGAAAGATTTCTTTGACAGACTTGAAAAAGAGCTGAAAGATTCTGCTGAGGAAATAAAAGAAAACATTAAAAATAAGATATTTGAAAGTATAGAAAGCGAGCTAAAGGAAAAGGTAAAAGAAAGTATCAAGGAAGACGTTACGAGAATAACCACAGAGCTTGTTAAAGAGAAGCTCAATCAGGTTTTTGGAAGTAAATAGGCTTTAGAAGGTATGCAAGGGCAGCTATCACAGCTGCTCCTGTTAGCATAAATATGTGAACAAACACAGAAGCAAGTAGAGCTCTTTCCTTATCAATGCCTAAAAGTATCAATACTCCTGCATATCCACCCTCGTATGTTCCAATTCCTGCAATGCCGTGAATCGGCAGTATAGTTGTTACATCTCCAGCTGAAGCTGCAAAAAATGCTCTGACAAATCCAAGGTCAATACCTGCCGGTAAAACAAGATAAAATGAGCTGAATTTTAGGAAAAACGTAAGGACTGAAAGACCGTATAAAACCGTTATATTTCTGAGGCTCAGCTTACTTTTTTTGAACTCTTCTAACTTTTTGTAATTTATAACCGAAGATAGATGTTTTAAAATAACGGCAGAAATAGGCATAACAATAATAAGCAGAAAAGCATAAAGATAAAAGCCTTTTAAAAAAAGCAGTGCCGCCCCAAAAACAGAAAATAAAGATATGGCATCAAATATTCTGACAGTAAAAAAGGTTATGGCACTTTCTGAGAAAGGTATATTTTCTTTTTTTAGCATATAAAAAAATGACAGTTCTCCTGTTCTGAAAGGAAGAAATATGTTAAAAACTGTATTAAATGCAGTTATTCTGAACAGCTTTCTAAAGTCCTTTATGGATAGTGTCAGTTTCCATCTCAGCGTTCTCGTAATGTAAGACAGAAAATAAAGAAAAAAAGCCACAATCACGTTTACTGGATTTATCTGTCTGAAAAACTGGGCGAACTTTTCAAAACCTATGACAGCATAAAACAGATACAGGAATCCTGCTGTTATTCCAATAGATACAGATATCTCAAATAGCTTAACTAACTTTTTCTTCAACAAGTCCCCTGTTGACAGTTTCTAATTTCTGATTTCTGATTATCTCTCTGATAATGTAAGGTCTTTTTCCCTGTGATTCATAATATGTTCTGGTAATCAGCTCAGCAACAATACCTGTTGATATAAGCTGTATCCCAGACAAAAAAAACAGCGTTCCAAAAATAAGCAAAGGTCTGTTTCCAATATCCTGTCCTAAAAAAAGCTTTACTCCTACAAGATAAAGGAGGACTGCTGTTCCAAGTAGCAGTAGAACAGCCCCGGAACCTCCTAAAATTCTGAGGGGTTTTGTCCTGTAATCAAGGAGAAACTTTACAAGTATTAAATCAAGTAGTACCTTAAATGTCCTTGAAATTCCATACTTAGATTTACCGTATATTCTTGGGTGGTGTTTAACAGGAATTTCTGTAACCTTTGCTCCGATAGCTTTTGACAGAGCAGGTAAAAATCTGTGCATCTCCCCATAAAAGTCAAGATTTTTTGCCACTTCCGACCTGTAAGCTTTTAGTGAGCATCCATAATCGTGTAGATGAACACCTGTTACTTTTGATATAAGCCAGTTGGCAATCCTTGAAGGGAGTGTTCTGCTGAGGAATGCATCTTTTCTGTCTTTTCTCCATCCACTGACAATGTCATACCCTTCCTCAATCAGCTCTAAAAGTCGTGGTATATCCTCTGGGTCGTTCTGAAGGTCTCCGTCCATTGTTATTATGATGTCTCCTTTTGCAGTTTCAAAACCTGCAGACATAGCAGCTGTCTGACCAAAATTTTTCCTGAAGTTTACGCCAACTACATGGGGGTCTTTCAGGGAAAACTCCTTTATTATTTCCCACGAACGGTCTGTGGAGCCATCGTTTACAAAGATAATCTCGTAACTTTTCCCAATTTTCTCAAGTACATCTTTCAGTTTTTCATACAGAATAGGAAGATTCTCTTCTTCGTTGTAAATAGGTATAACTACTGATAAATCTACCTTTTCCATCTTTCTCCTTTTACATTCTTATAAATTTAACAATCCCCCTCAGTCCAAGAGGTTTTAGCTTCTTCCTGTAAAATCTTGAAGCTTCCCTATACTCCTTGAAGTATCCTATTATAACAGAATATACGGTGTTTTCGTCTATTGTTTCCTCTTTAAGCTCTGGCGTAAAGCCTTTTGATCTCAATTTCTCAATAATCTCCATAGCTTTGTTTTCATCTGAAAATCTGCCAACAAGCACATAGAAACGAATTTTAGGTTTTATGACAGATTTCTTTTCTTCATTGGTTTTCTTTGCTATCTCTAATCTTTCTGACTGGTTTTTTTCTTCCTCCTTTTTCTCCTGCGGTACTACTTTATTAGGTTGTACTGCAGTTTCTTTCTCTTCTGGGATTTTTTCTATCTTCTGTTCTGTTTTTTCTATTATCTTTCTATCTGTTAAATTCAGTAATCTGTTTATCTTGATCAGGAGCAGATCATCGTCTCTTGCTAATTTTTTTGCTTTCAACAGGTACTCTTTGGCTTTTTCATAATCTCCAAGCTGAATATAGACATCTCCAAGGCCTAAATAGATCTGAGGATTGATAAGGCCCTTCTCTTTTGCCATAAGATAAACAGTAAGGGCATCATCATATCTTTTCTCTTCCAGAAACAGCTCTCCCAGTGATATGTACGCAGGGAGCAGAAAGGAGTTATATGACAGAGCCTTTTTCAGATTTTCTTCGTATAACTTCAGGTTTCCCATCTGCCTGTATATAAGTGCGATGTTATATATTGCCACATCCTTTTTAAGATAATTGGGATTTTCTGCAGCTTTTTTGAAATACCACAACGCTTTTTCATACTGTTTTTCCTTCGCAAGGAGTGTTCCGAGATTTGTGTATGTTTCTGCCCTGTCAGGGTCTTTCTCTATAGCTTTCAGAAACATTTCTTTTGCTTTTTCTACCTCTCCCACATTACTGTATGCAATTCCAAGGGCATTCAATATCTCAGGATTGTTTGGATCTATCTCAGAGGCTCTACTGAGATAGTAAAGTGCCTGAGAGTTGTTTCCAGAGTTCAGGTAAGACAATCCAATCTTATAGTAGTATGTTGCATTCTGTACTGTTTTTTCTTCTGTTTTGTATGGTTTTGGTGCGCAGGAGTAAAGAATAATCAGTGCTGCAGTAAACAAAATCTGAACAAACTTCATCCTTTTTCCTTCCCCCTGACATCAATGTTCAGTTCTTCAATTTTTTTGTGAACTGTATTCCTGTGGATGCCCAAGTACTTTGAAGCCTCAGATATATTACCTTTAGTGTATTCCAAAACTTTTTTTATTACAACTTTTTCAGCTTCCTCAATAATCTTTGTGTATATATGTTTTTTGTTTCGGTTGAACATATCTTCCACTTCCCTTTCTATTCCTTTTCTCCAGTCTTCACTGCTCTGAAATCTGCCTGAAGGAATGGTCAAAAGTTCTGGAGTTATTGGTCTTTCTCTGTAAATGGCTATAAGTTTGTTTACAAGATTTTTCAGTTCTCTTATGTTTCCGGGAAAATCGTAATTTTTCAGCAGTTCCACAGCTTCCTTTGTAAACCCTCCCTTTTTGAGTCCGTGGTTTTTCAGAGCCTGCTTTGTAAAAAGTTCAACAAGCTCTGGTATATCTTCTTTTCTTTCTCTTAAAGGCGGAATATTTATCTCTATCACAGAAAGTCTGTAAAATAAATCTTCCCTGAACTTACCTTCAGCTATCAGTTTAACTAAATTTTTGTTTGTAGCTGCTATCACTCTAACGTTAACTTTTATACTTTTTGTTGAGCCGACAGGGGTCACTTCCATTTCTTGTAAAACTCTGAGGAGTTTTCCCTGTGCTTCTATCGGCAGTTCACTGATTTCATCAAGAAATATTGTTCCTCCATCTGCTGCCTGAAATTTCCCCTGTCTGCTTCTGTCTGCCCCTGTGAAAGCCCCCTTCTCATACCCAAATAGCTCTGCTTCTATTAGACCTGATGGAATTGCCGCACAATTTATGGCAACAAACGGTCTATCTGCTCTGTTGCTGTATCTGTGTATCAGTTTTGCTATAACTTCTTTCCCTGTTCCGCTCTCACCAGTTATGAGGACAGGCTGATTGCTTGCACTGGCTCTTCCTACTATCTTAAATACTTCTTTCATTGAGGGGCTTTTGCCTATGATGTCAACATCTGTCTTTTCTCTTACAGTCTGTGTTGAGAGTATGTTTTCAATCTCTTTTACAACAGAGCGAATTTTGTTTATATCAAATGGCTTTGGTATGTAATCAAAAGCTCCCAGCTTCATTGCTTCTATGAGATAGTTGTACTCGTCATGTCCAGAAATCATGACGACATAGGGTCTGTTTTCTAAAGATATCACAGATTTTAATATTTCTATCCCATCTGAATCTTTGAGTGATATGTCCAAAAACAGTATATCAGGGTTTTCCTCTTTAACTATCTCAACAGCATTTTTACCATCTTCATAGGACTTTACTTCTATCCCTTCTTTTTTCAGTATCTTTTCCATAACCTTTCTTATTGTTCTCTCATCATCAAAAACCAGTGCCTTCATTTTTCACCTCTTTCTGGTATAGGAAGGAGAATCTCAAATGTAGCTTTCCCTATATACCTGAGAATTCCTCCATGTTCTTTTACAATTTTGTATGAAGAGGACAGGCCTATACCCATCCCTCCTTTCTTTCCGGATACAAAAGGAATAAACAGTTTATCAATCATATCTTCAGGAACTCCTTTACCTGAATCTTTAATCCTTACATAAACCTTGTTTCCTTTTGGTGAGTAGATTTTGTCCCAGGATATTCCTGTTGAGATAGTGATTTTTCCTTTTCCTCCTACCGCTTCAATACCGTTCCTTATTATATTAACAAAAACTCTGTGCATATAGTCAGGGTCTATGTAAAGGTCTGGAAGACTGGGGTCATAAACCCTTTCGTACCTTACCTGTTTGTACTGCTTTTCTACTGTTTTGATAGCTTCATCAATCACTTTATGTATGCTGGCATACTTTTTAAACAGTTTTATAGGTTTAGTTATTACAGTTATCTCATTTATCAGGTTTTCTATTCTTTTGACCTCATACAAAATGTCATCTACAAGCTCTATATCCTGTATGTCTTCCTTTAAAAGCTGAGCAGCTCCCTTTATGCCTCCTACAGGACCTTTCATGTCATGAAAAATAGTTGACAGAAGTTTTGATATTGTTATTATAATTCCTTCTTTTTTTGCTGTTTCTTCCATCTCTATGAAACGGGTTATATCCCTGATTAAAAGTGTAAATCCTTCCTCTTCTAATGGGAAAATATCAATCAGGAACTTGCTGTCCTTACTTTCAAAGAATATACCCTTTACTGACATACCTTTTTTGACAAAATTAAGACCCAGTGGATAGTTTATCAGACTTTTGAAACTGTGAGAGCCTATCTGTGATTTAAGTATATAACCTGCCTGATTCATATACAGTGGGTTGCCTGTTTTATCAATAACAACTACCGGATCCTCAATGCTTTCCAAAATTCTCTCATATCTGTCCATTTTTAATGGGCGGGAAACCCCCGCCACTTACTTTATTCCTCCGATTTTATCTCTGTAAATTCCTGTTTAACAGCTTCCTGAACGTTCTGGGATATCTTGTAAGCACAGAAAGAAGGTCCACACATTGAGCAGAACTTGGCAGATTTAAATCCTTCCTGTGGAAGTGTTTCATCATGATACTTTCTTGCTGTTTCCGGGTCTATAGCAAGCTGGAACTGTTTTTCCCAGTCAAACTCATATCTTGCCTTTGACATTGCGTCATCCCATTCTTTTGCTCCCGGTCTGTGTCTTGCAAGGTCTGCTGCATGGGCTGCTATTTTGTAAGCTATAAGTCCCTGTTTTACATCTTCAGGATTTGGCAGACCTAAATGCTCTTTAGGTGTAACATAGCACAGCATAGACGCTCCATACCATCCTGCCATTGCAGCTCCGATTGCTGATGCAATGTGGTCGTATCCAGGAGCTATGTCTGTAACCAGCGGTCCTAAAACATAAAACGGTGCTTCATGGCACAGCTCCATCTCTTTTTTGATGTTCATCTCTATCTGATCCATTGGTACATGACCGGGTCCTTCAATCATAACCTGAACGCCGTGTTTCCAAGCTTTTTTTGTCAGTTCTCCCAATACTTTAAGCTCTGCAAACTG contains the following coding sequences:
- a CDS encoding lysylphosphatidylglycerol synthase transmembrane domain-containing protein, encoding MKKKLVKLFEISVSIGITAGFLYLFYAVIGFEKFAQFFRQINPVNVIVAFFLYFLSYITRTLRWKLTLSIKDFRKLFRITAFNTVFNIFLPFRTGELSFFYMLKKENIPFSESAITFFTVRIFDAISLFSVFGAALLFLKGFYLYAFLLIIVMPISAVILKHLSSVINYKKLEEFKKSKLSLRNITVLYGLSVLTFFLKFSSFYLVLPAGIDLGFVRAFFAASAGDVTTILPIHGIAGIGTYEGGYAGVLILLGIDKERALLASVFVHIFMLTGAAVIAALAYLLKPIYFQKPD
- a CDS encoding ParB/RepB/Spo0J family partition protein, which encodes MDIGIFEDVLDTKSSKKVKEAVQTIQEVKPEEIEISKIKNPRFHDRSYVSPQRVVELAENIKAFGLAQPIVVRKLPDGNYERIIGYIRIKAFEYLKRDKIPAIILDVDEETALALMISENAQREDLNDYDKLISQLEYLSFVLKKDKEEVIKTARKIFNYISGNIKSLTEKEKAEGQMIEKTLQKLSGTNLRTFIERLKILNVAPEIKEAIRKHGWSYSLAIEVNKLRKYPEKMKALIEEIVRNNLSKKEVETKVKEILGEEAEKRVKNPFKENFREINKKFSSIYRKLPEEEKKKIEKQIEKKLREIYSIIERYE
- the nrdR gene encoding transcriptional regulator NrdR, whose amino-acid sequence is MKCPNCGSLNDKVVDTRQSKDGTVIRRRRECLDCGFRFTTYERYEEEKIVVKKKNGTTEPFSKDKIIRGIRLASKNRPVSERQMVQIADEIEKYLLEEGKLVVESTEIGDLVQERLKKIDTVAYLRFKSVYNEFKDLKDFERALKEIEEREK
- a CDS encoding lysophospholipid acyltransferase family protein, with the protein product MYLFAKTFFSFSSKLSRETALELGEKIGSTFWRLGYRKKVILKNLDIAFPEKEKEWKEKTGEKSLQSIGRTLVEFPKLPEYVKNKDIDRIFVIEEGEEILKEKGGKIIVSAHIGNWELGGAGISRKYGKIVSLAYRLKNKKLNSLITQIRESSGMKIIFHDQPLKDFLKALREGMTIVFLVDQNALRHRGVFVDFFSLPASTVSFPAKLSAKYGYPIIFSYQYYDFKTRIYKGVVKNLEIPDRKDVKSIVQSYTKEVEIAVRKHPEQYFWVHKRWKTRPEGEPENLYT
- a CDS encoding glycosyltransferase family 2 protein, which translates into the protein MEKVDLSVVIPIYNEEENLPILYEKLKDVLEKIGKSYEIIFVNDGSTDRSWEIIKEFSLKDPHVVGVNFRKNFGQTAAMSAGFETAKGDIIITMDGDLQNDPEDIPRLLELIEEGYDIVSGWRKDRKDAFLSRTLPSRIANWLISKVTGVHLHDYGCSLKAYRSEVAKNLDFYGEMHRFLPALSKAIGAKVTEIPVKHHPRIYGKSKYGISRTFKVLLDLILVKFLLDYRTKPLRILGGSGAVLLLLGTAVLLYLVGVKLFLGQDIGNRPLLIFGTLFFLSGIQLISTGIVAELITRTYYESQGKRPYIIREIIRNQKLETVNRGLVEEKVS
- a CDS encoding SPOR domain-containing protein; this encodes MKFVQILFTAALIILYSCAPKPYKTEEKTVQNATYYYKIGLSYLNSGNNSQALYYLSRASEIDPNNPEILNALGIAYSNVGEVEKAKEMFLKAIEKDPDRAETYTNLGTLLAKEKQYEKALWYFKKAAENPNYLKKDVAIYNIALIYRQMGNLKLYEENLKKALSYNSFLLPAYISLGELFLEEKRYDDALTVYLMAKEKGLINPQIYLGLGDVYIQLGDYEKAKEYLLKAKKLARDDDLLLIKINRLLNLTDRKIIEKTEQKIEKIPEEKETAVQPNKVVPQEKKEEEKNQSERLEIAKKTNEEKKSVIKPKIRFYVLVGRFSDENKAMEIIEKLRSKGFTPELKEETIDENTVYSVIIGYFKEYREASRFYRKKLKPLGLRGIVKFIRM
- the hemL gene encoding glutamate-1-semialdehyde 2,1-aminomutase, yielding MRRENSIKLFKEAQKYLVGGVNSPVRAFKSIGMEPLFIQKGKGSRVWDVDGNEYIDYVLSWGPLILGHAHDQIINAIKQISNYGTSFGAPTEIEIEMAKAVIDAVPSVEMVRFVNSGTEATMSAIRLARGYTGKKKIIKFDGCYHGHGDSLLVSAGSGVATLGIPGTPGIPEELAQLTIVLPYNDIDAVEEAFKKHGDDIACVIIEPVAGNMGVVAPSEEYHQRLREITEEYGALLIWDEVMTGFRLSLGGAQELYGIQPDLTTMGKVIGAGLPVGAYGGKKEIMMYVAPEGPVYQAGTLSGNPLAMAAGLKQLEILKDKNPYPELDARGEKLEKGMRELIDKYGIKATVNRVGSMITMFFTDREVKNFDDAKSSDLELFNKFYKLMLDKGIYLAPSQFEASFLSTAHSDEDINRTLNAIEDTFKQL
- a CDS encoding ParA family protein, with the protein product MGKIVGLVNQKGGAGKSSLTNAFSHELCRRGYRVLVVDYDPQGTQTMLFGFNRLSEFADGEHDIRRIFSGEEVKPVEIDDNLHLIPSNQGLREEAESGRMGKELVLSNFLRGGFGKKGLSEEYDFVLIDSPADSGALTVGTIAASDYILIPTRLTFVDSTGLVGTLQTVIQAVMTFRLELSILGFIPVAYKPRLKEHNDVLNSLKQTIPDILSRYDFIKVASQELFFEPIKDRIAWAEAAGKRVSIREYIEKEKKAQRDILLTLENITDEILRRVLIHSEITV
- a CDS encoding nuclear transport factor 2 family protein — encoded protein: MEKSPVQQRVDSWIESWNEHNLDKIMENYAETAELFDPKIKDVYPDILTLEGKESIKNYYNVVLKVFPELKIKPLGLWIKNHVALLEYYIYTSEDAKIDVISKFYLNKENKIQGHFVYYGLSYKELKEEK
- a CDS encoding sigma-54-dependent transcriptional regulator, producing MKALVFDDERTIRKVMEKILKKEGIEVKSYEDGKNAVEIVKEENPDILFLDISLKDSDGIEILKSVISLENRPYVVMISGHDEYNYLIEAMKLGAFDYIPKPFDINKIRSVVKEIENILSTQTVREKTDVDIIGKSPSMKEVFKIVGRASASNQPVLITGESGTGKEVIAKLIHRYSNRADRPFVAINCAAIPSGLIEAELFGYEKGAFTGADRSRQGKFQAADGGTIFLDEISELPIEAQGKLLRVLQEMEVTPVGSTKSIKVNVRVIAATNKNLVKLIAEGKFREDLFYRLSVIEINIPPLRERKEDIPELVELFTKQALKNHGLKKGGFTKEAVELLKNYDFPGNIRELKNLVNKLIAIYRERPITPELLTIPSGRFQSSEDWRKGIEREVEDMFNRNKKHIYTKIIEEAEKVVIKKVLEYTKGNISEASKYLGIHRNTVHKKIEELNIDVRGKEKG